Proteins encoded by one window of Lycium barbarum isolate Lr01 chromosome 11, ASM1917538v2, whole genome shotgun sequence:
- the LOC132617101 gene encoding mitochondrial import inner membrane translocase subunit TIM8-like, with product MDPSALQSPELQNFLNQEKERAMINEMVGKLTSACWDKCITGTPGSKFSSSETNCLTNCAQRYMEMSLMIVKRFQSMQ from the coding sequence ATGGATCCTTCAGCTCTTCAGTCCCCAGAATTGCAGAATTTTCTCAATCAAGAGAAGGAAAGGGCCATGATCAATGAAATGGTTGGAAAGCTTACAAGTGCTTGCTGGGATAAATGTATCACTGGAACACCTGGAAGCAAGTTCAGCTCCAGTGAAACTAATTGTCTAACCAACTGTGCACAACGCTATATGGAAATGAGCCTCATGATTGTCAAACGGTTTCAGAGCATGCAGTGA
- the LOC132617713 gene encoding protein ULTRAPETALA 1, whose amino-acid sequence MESNGMMLFTEEELREISGVKRGDDYVEVMCGCTSHRYGDAVAKLRVFSSGELQIDCDCTPGCDEDKLTPAAFEKHSGRETARKWKNNIWIIVNGDKVPVVKTPLLKYYNQSSKHANGSHRSQNGKACHRDEFLRCTECRKERRFRLRSKEECRSYHDALANVHWKCSCIPYDKVSCDDEEERASRRVYRGCSRSPTCKGCTTCVCFGCEICRFSDCSCQTCSDFTRNAKA is encoded by the exons ATGGAGAGTAACGGGATGATGTTGTTCACGGAAGAAGAGCTGAGGGAGATAAGTGGAGTAAAGAGAGGAGATGATTACGTGGAAGTGATGTGTGGGTGCACCAGTCACCGATATGGTGATGCTGTTGCTAAACTTAGGGTTTTCTCTTCTGGTGAACTACAAATCGACTGTGATTGTACCCCTGGTTGTGATGAAG ACAAGCTGACTCCAGCTGCATTTGAGAAGCATTCTGGGAGAGAAACTGCaaggaaatggaagaataatatATGGATCATTGTCAATGGTGACAAAGTTCCTGTGGTAAAGACTCCACTGCTAAAATATTATAATCAGTCTTCAAAGCATGCTAATGGGTCACATAGATCACAAAATGGAAAAGCTTGTCATCGTGACGAGTTTCTAAGATGCACAGAGTGCAGGAAAGAGCGCAGGTTCCGTCTCCGTTCAAAAGAAGAGTGCAGAAGTTACCATGATGCTTTGGCGAATGTGCATTGGAAGTGCTCTTGTATTCCTTATGACAA AGTTTCATGTGATGATGAAGAAGAACGAGCAAGCCGTAGGGTGTACAGGGGATGTTCTCGTTCTCCGACATGTAAAGGTTGCACCACCTGTGTTTGTTTTGGTTGCGAGATATGCCGATTTTCAGACTGCAGTTGCCAGACGTGCAGCGATTTCACAAGGAATGCAAAAGCCTGA